TTAGCGTTCGGCAATTGCCAAAACGGCAATTTTGAGGAATATATGAAAGGGGGCTGCCCGTTGGACTATAACACAAAAACGGCCCTGACAACTACGCCAGGGCCGTTTTTCGATAACTACAGATGGCAATTGCCAGTCGGCTCAGCTGGCCATGCTAATCACGGCCCAGGAAGTACACGGGCTCGAAGCTTTGCGCCTGGCCGAAGAGGTGGCCGTACTTACGATAAACGATGTTGTCAAAGCAGTCGCTGAGGTGAGTGGCCCGCTCCTGGTCAATGCTGCTCTTCTCGCTATTCTTGTTCTTGGTCCAGTCCGGATTGATGGGGGACTGCTGAATGGAGATGATGAGGAACTTGCACTTGTTGCGGTTGAAGCGCATCACGGGCAGGCGCGGGTTGTTCTCGGCCAGCAGCTGGTTGATGGCGATGTGCTTGAGGCGGTGGTCGGGGTCGAGGCCCTGCACCATCATGGTCGACTTCCACCCCCGGGCCGCGAGGCCCTGCTGGATGGTTTGGTAGAGCGTTAAGTTCGAGCCCACCTGCTTGTTGTTGCCGTTGCGGTCACCGTAGAGCAGCAGTTCTTTGCGCTCGTGGCTCTCGTAGGTGTCGCAGAATTTGTCCACCAACGCATCGAGCACGGTAGTGCTGCTTTGCTTGACCCACAACGCATCGAGGGCGCGGAACTCATTGCCATGCTCCTGGCATACGATGACGGAAGTAAAGGCCGCGTTAAAGTCGAAGCTCAGCTCCAGTAAGCGTTTGGGGTCGCGGTCCGAGTCGATGCTGAGCGTGAGCCCGGTTTCTTCGTCGTGCACGTAAGTGTACGTTTTCCAAACGCCGTGCTTTTCCTCCGAGAAGCTGGGGTAGAACGAATTGGGCAGCTTGGTCAGGCGCTTATTCATCACCTCCACGTCCCACTCCAGGGGGGTCATGCCGTTGCGCAGGTCACGCAGGTATTTCTCCCCCAGCACGTGCACGTTGTCGTAGGCCGTGGATTCGAGAAAAAAGTGGTTTCCGGGGTCTTCCTTGGCCAGGTCTTCGGTTTTGAACACCCACTGGCCCGAGGGCAGCCAGGGCACGGACGTGTAATCGCAGAAGGTTTGGTGGTGCTCGTCCTGGAAGCGGTAGATATTGCCCCGAATCATCGGGCGCAGGATTTTGTTGACGTGCTCCTCCTTCATCAGGGCCGACTCGTCGATGTGCCCAAAGTCGTAGTTGCCGCCGCGGGCCAGTTCGGCCCGGTCCATGCTCAGCAGCTGGATGGTGTAGCCGTTCAGGAACGAAATCACGTTTTCGTAATTGCTGGGCGGCTGGTAGGGCTTAATCCAGTCGGCCGGCGGCCGCTTGCCCTTCACGTAGTGCCCAAAGCCCGATTTTTGGTCGTACTCGCGCAGGCCGTGCGCCTGCCAGGCCCCTTCCATCGCCGGCAGCGTGTTGCTCAGCAGCTGCGTGTAAGTGA
This DNA window, taken from Hymenobacter sp. 5317J-9, encodes the following:
- a CDS encoding terminase family protein, with protein sequence MKRSNFEREERRRVYVNEKQRQFLAAKQKRRSFVGGRGSGKTTVAGHETRVQMNYLARAKGFLAGLTYTQLLSNTLPAMEGAWQAHGLREYDQKSGFGHYVKGKRPPADWIKPYQPPSNYENVISFLNGYTIQLLSMDRAELARGGNYDFGHIDESALMKEEHVNKILRPMIRGNIYRFQDEHHQTFCDYTSVPWLPSGQWVFKTEDLAKEDPGNHFFLESTAYDNVHVLGEKYLRDLRNGMTPLEWDVEVMNKRLTKLPNSFYPSFSEEKHGVWKTYTYVHDEETGLTLSIDSDRDPKRLLELSFDFNAAFTSVIVCQEHGNEFRALDALWVKQSSTTVLDALVDKFCDTYESHERKELLLYGDRNGNNKQVGSNLTLYQTIQQGLAARGWKSTMMVQGLDPDHRLKHIAINQLLAENNPRLPVMRFNRNKCKFLIISIQQSPINPDWTKNKNSEKSSIDQERATHLSDCFDNIVYRKYGHLFGQAQSFEPVYFLGRD